A genomic segment from Methanotorris formicicus Mc-S-70 encodes:
- the cas1b gene encoding type I-B CRISPR-associated endonuclease Cas1b, whose protein sequence is MRKKALTLLSDGYLFRRENTLYFENADKKKPLAVEGIYDIYIYGKVSISSQALHYLTQKGIALHFFNHYGYYDGSFYPRESLHSGDLVVKQVEHYLNPEKRLNLAKLFVIGGAKNMEKNLSKFGVKVKFDDFLEELNDAEKITEIMNVEGRMREEYYKLWDGTLPDEFKIIKRTRRPPQNEMNALISFLNSRLYPTIISELYNTQLTPTISYLHEPSERRFSLALDLSEIFKPIIADRIANRLVKQRIIKKEHFRDDLNGVLLNDDGKRIVLKAFNEEMEKSVKHPTLKKNVTKKRLIRLEAYKLIKHLTGQKKYMPLMAWF, encoded by the coding sequence ATGAGGAAAAAGGCATTAACACTTCTCTCTGATGGATATCTTTTTAGGAGAGAAAATACACTTTATTTTGAAAATGCAGATAAAAAGAAACCTTTAGCAGTTGAAGGAATTTATGACATCTACATTTATGGGAAAGTAAGCATAAGCTCTCAAGCACTACATTATTTAACACAAAAAGGCATAGCCCTCCATTTCTTTAACCACTATGGATATTATGATGGGAGTTTTTATCCAAGGGAATCTCTCCATTCTGGAGATTTGGTTGTAAAACAAGTGGAACATTATTTAAATCCCGAAAAAAGATTAAACCTTGCAAAACTTTTTGTTATTGGTGGAGCAAAGAATATGGAAAAGAATCTGTCAAAATTTGGGGTTAAGGTTAAATTTGATGATTTTTTAGAGGAACTTAATGATGCAGAGAAAATCACCGAGATTATGAATGTTGAGGGGAGGATGAGGGAGGAGTATTATAAATTATGGGATGGGACACTGCCAGATGAATTTAAAATTATCAAAAGAACAAGAAGACCACCACAAAATGAGATGAATGCTTTAATAAGTTTTTTAAATTCCCGTTTATATCCAACAATAATAAGCGAACTCTACAACACTCAACTAACACCAACAATAAGCTATCTCCACGAGCCAAGTGAGAGAAGATTCTCTTTGGCATTGGATTTGAGTGAAATTTTCAAGCCAATAATTGCCGATAGGATAGCAAATAGGTTGGTTAAGCAGAGGATTATTAAGAAGGAGCATTTTAGGGATGATTTGAATGGCGTGTTGTTGAATGATGATGGAAAAAGGATTGTCCTAAAGGCATTTAATGAAGAGATGGAAAAGAGCGTCAAACACCCAACATTAAAAAAGAACGTTACAAAAAAGAGGTTGATAAGGTTAGAGGCATACAAGTTGATTAAGCATTTAACTGGGCAGAAAAAGTATATGCCATTGATGGCGTGGTTTTAG
- a CDS encoding CRISPR-associated helicase/endonuclease Cas3, with the protein MILAKREGKVFQTLKGHTYDALKIYKEYLERNFDVVDDFCNRWQIPTEKFIRNTFFTIYLHDIGKITEEFQNNIKIGKRSNKHPHPLYVLPIINNIEFDYLLDIPIEVFAILSHHTQLYDNLYADYQQYKKGTFLIEEIKNFIKNSKDAYYSLGFSKFFEFEELEINKIPKDAKPLELHKLRRKYWIETNNYIKSLSFDEKIKIKSIFSFMFSILQLCDDFASLNFSEYAKDKEGTFDDVLENSKIYVPTLNIENPISFILKDYEPYKFQKELYNSKNKFVMLFAPCGRGKTEGALLWALNALKNFKRNKIILAMPTQVTSNAMYDRLIKIFGEENVGLFHGKSFIKLKDSKEVGDEEDLEEIMDENFKGNVFFKPITITTIDHVICSFVHGFSQADFALGNIQSSVIIFDEVHYYEKYTLEHLLTLFDILRKMDIPHLLMSGTLPSFLINCLEGYEIVVDEDGLNYKPFKLECSENHLIWKEDGEWKVNEDIINEIIENYKKGLSQAIILNTVERAKEFYKAIRDKVPAILYHSQFAYKDRVKKEAEIFNLEEMRKILNKPYVIVATQVIEISLDISVDIMYSELSPPDALGQRAGRLHRKGKNWKENGKEYKLKIFFPYKHLPYNKELIEKTINYIKSYGKPLTYRDIKNFVDDVYKDYNLDTPSDLKLSFDEAILFGRHWTDIATEDEEGKFFRVRDEKFIKIDVVPQVYFDRLGEDALKTEYLAKIPLYLIMNELKTGELSHFQQFEKRIGRKSRKYWICSFKYTYEIGFDYKEEEEFEDIL; encoded by the coding sequence ATGATTCTTGCCAAAAGAGAAGGAAAGGTTTTTCAGACATTGAAGGGACATACCTACGATGCATTAAAAATCTATAAAGAATATCTGGAAAGAAATTTTGATGTAGTTGATGATTTCTGTAATAGATGGCAAATCCCCACTGAAAAATTTATAAGAAATACTTTTTTCACCATTTATTTGCATGATATTGGAAAAATAACGGAGGAATTCCAAAACAACATAAAAATAGGAAAGAGAAGCAATAAACATCCTCATCCACTTTATGTACTCCCAATTATAAACAATATTGAGTTTGATTATCTACTCGATATCCCAATTGAAGTTTTTGCTATATTATCTCATCATACACAACTTTATGATAACTTATATGCTGATTATCAACAATATAAAAAAGGGACTTTTTTAATAGAAGAGATTAAAAATTTCATAAAAAATTCCAAAGATGCTTATTATTCTCTTGGATTTTCAAAGTTTTTTGAATTTGAGGAATTAGAAATAAATAAGATTCCAAAAGATGCAAAACCTTTAGAACTACACAAACTGAGAAGGAAATATTGGATAGAGACAAATAACTATATTAAATCACTAAGTTTTGATGAAAAAATAAAAATAAAATCAATATTTTCATTTATGTTTTCTATCCTTCAATTGTGTGATGATTTTGCAAGTTTAAACTTTAGTGAATATGCAAAGGATAAAGAAGGAACTTTTGATGATGTTTTGGAAAATTCAAAGATTTATGTTCCAACATTGAATATTGAAAATCCAATATCATTTATATTAAAAGATTATGAGCCATACAAATTCCAAAAAGAACTTTACAACTCAAAAAATAAGTTTGTTATGTTATTTGCCCCTTGTGGGAGAGGAAAAACTGAAGGAGCATTACTTTGGGCATTGAATGCATTAAAAAACTTCAAAAGAAACAAAATCATCTTAGCAATGCCCACACAAGTAACAAGCAATGCAATGTATGACAGATTAATAAAGATTTTTGGAGAAGAGAATGTTGGACTATTCCATGGAAAGAGCTTTATAAAATTGAAGGACTCAAAAGAAGTAGGGGATGAGGAGGACTTAGAGGAAATTATGGATGAAAACTTTAAAGGGAATGTGTTTTTCAAACCAATAACGATAACAACCATTGACCACGTTATATGTTCTTTTGTTCATGGATTTTCTCAGGCAGATTTTGCTTTAGGGAATATCCAGAGTTCAGTTATAATCTTTGATGAAGTCCACTACTATGAAAAATACACATTAGAGCATTTATTAACTCTTTTTGATATTTTAAGGAAAATGGATATTCCTCATTTACTTATGAGTGGAACACTGCCAAGCTTTTTAATTAACTGTCTTGAAGGTTATGAGATTGTAGTTGATGAAGATGGATTAAATTATAAACCTTTTAAACTTGAATGTTCAGAAAATCATTTAATTTGGAAAGAAGATGGTGAATGGAAAGTTAATGAAGACATAATCAATGAAATAATAGAGAATTATAAAAAAGGGCTTTCTCAGGCGATTATCTTAAATACCGTTGAAAGGGCAAAGGAATTTTATAAGGCAATAAGGGATAAAGTTCCAGCAATTCTCTATCATTCCCAATTTGCCTATAAGGATAGAGTTAAAAAGGAAGCTGAAATTTTTAATTTGGAAGAGATGAGAAAAATCCTAAATAAACCTTATGTTATTGTTGCCACACAAGTTATTGAAATCTCTCTTGATATATCCGTTGATATTATGTATTCTGAGTTATCTCCACCAGATGCACTTGGGCAGAGGGCTGGAAGATTGCATAGAAAAGGAAAAAATTGGAAAGAGAATGGAAAAGAATACAAATTGAAGATATTTTTCCCTTATAAACACTTACCATATAACAAAGAATTAATTGAAAAAACAATCAACTACATAAAATCTTATGGGAAGCCATTAACCTATAGAGATATTAAAAATTTTGTTGATGATGTTTATAAAGACTATAATCTTGACACTCCAAGCGATTTAAAACTATCTTTTGATGAGGCAATATTATTTGGAAGACATTGGACAGATATAGCAACAGAGGATGAAGAAGGAAAGTTCTTTAGAGTAAGGGATGAGAAATTTATAAAGATTGATGTAGTTCCTCAAGTTTATTTTGATAGATTAGGAGAAGATGCATTAAAAACAGAATACTTAGCAAAAATTCCTTTGTATTTAATTATGAATGAACTAAAAACAGGGGAATTATCTCATTTTCAACAATTTGAAAAGAGAATAGGAAGAAAATCCAGAAAATATTGGATTTGTTCTTTTAAATATACTTATGAAATTGGATTTGATTATAAAGAGGAAGAGGAATTTGAAGACATTTTATGA
- the cas7i gene encoding type I-B CRISPR-associated protein Cas7/Cst2/DevR has protein sequence MRGIEIVWLSKTDLTNLNSGEGESNFIDVKKFKKNGVEYPYVSGQAMRYYIKEAIRRNLDENEFMCIPDDKGETCRNIKNCIGCDLFGFMKPEKDVGARTRVSPVKVSPAIGLLPFDENSTVDFLTRRYRGGEKAEGDIVNVEIGVNIYKVGVAIDVKRVGGEEKIENGTIKVDYCVNNEERKNRISKVIESLRYLSDYSKQARLLTDFTPDFIIIAFQDIYSHRLQKTIDLKGNTINVDLLKVILEDVSEYSPKIFVGLVPNFFENEEDVKKLFEDLNIEVKAPHEAIKDALSYLGEINL, from the coding sequence ATGAGAGGTATAGAGATAGTTTGGCTATCAAAAACTGATTTAACAAACCTAAACTCTGGCGAAGGGGAGAGTAATTTTATTGATGTCAAGAAATTTAAGAAAAATGGAGTAGAATATCCTTACGTCTCAGGGCAGGCCATGAGGTATTATATAAAAGAGGCCATTAGAAGGAATTTAGATGAGAATGAATTTATGTGCATTCCAGATGATAAAGGAGAAACTTGTAGAAATATAAAAAACTGTATAGGATGTGACCTCTTTGGATTCATGAAGCCAGAGAAAGATGTTGGAGCAAGAACAAGAGTCTCACCAGTAAAGGTATCACCAGCAATAGGGTTATTGCCATTTGATGAAAATTCAACAGTTGATTTTTTAACAAGAAGATATAGAGGGGGAGAAAAAGCAGAGGGGGATATAGTAAATGTTGAGATTGGAGTTAATATCTACAAGGTAGGGGTAGCAATCGATGTTAAAAGGGTTGGAGGAGAGGAAAAGATTGAAAATGGAACTATTAAAGTTGATTACTGCGTAAATAATGAGGAACGCAAAAATAGGATTTCAAAGGTTATTGAATCATTAAGATACTTGTCAGATTACTCAAAGCAGGCAAGATTATTGACTGATTTCACACCAGATTTCATAATAATTGCATTTCAAGACATATATTCCCATAGATTGCAAAAGACAATAGATTTGAAAGGTAATACGATAAATGTTGATTTATTAAAAGTAATTCTTGAAGATGTTTCAGAATATTCACCAAAAATATTTGTTGGGCTTGTTCCAAACTTCTTTGAGAATGAGGAAGATGTTAAAAAGCTATTTGAAGATTTAAATATAGAAGTTAAAGCTCCTCATGAGGCAATAAAAGATGCATTGAGCTATTTAGGGGAAATTAACTTATAA
- the cas5 gene encoding CRISPR-associated protein Cas5, with protein MWGLKFRCEGIYFVSFRKPVTTSLSLTYKLPPFTAIRGMIGNTLGMPRDSFEIQNWFKIGMRVEGKIEIGREMAKFLKMISRKSCYRCESCGFEKISDSKPKKCPNCGKENIIKVEKVIYERSFPSSPMHREFLIMPKYWIYLVGEEKKIKKIYNALKNPERPLYLGTSDDLVDVEVFEPVRVREVEENQINSILDGIHENCILEKLPYKFIPIKDKKGNLKEVYSEYKLVSIPTKFPYLSEKSLKVWDFGDEFIRVF; from the coding sequence ATGTGGGGGTTGAAGTTTAGATGTGAGGGAATATACTTTGTAAGTTTTAGGAAGCCAGTTACAACCTCTTTATCTTTAACCTACAAACTTCCCCCATTTACAGCAATTAGGGGAATGATAGGCAACACCTTAGGAATGCCAAGAGATTCATTTGAGATTCAAAATTGGTTTAAGATTGGGATGAGAGTTGAAGGCAAAATAGAGATTGGTAGAGAAATGGCTAAATTCTTAAAGATGATTTCAAGAAAATCATGTTATAGATGTGAGAGTTGCGGATTTGAGAAAATATCTGACTCAAAGCCAAAAAAATGTCCAAACTGTGGAAAAGAGAATATTATAAAAGTAGAGAAGGTGATTTATGAAAGAAGCTTTCCTTCCTCACCAATGCATAGAGAGTTTCTAATAATGCCAAAGTATTGGATTTATCTTGTGGGGGAAGAGAAGAAAATAAAAAAGATTTATAATGCCTTAAAAAATCCAGAGAGACCTTTATATCTTGGAACTTCTGATGATTTGGTAGATGTTGAGGTATTTGAGCCAGTTAGAGTAAGAGAAGTTGAAGAAAATCAGATAAATAGTATCTTAGACGGAATTCATGAAAATTGCATACTTGAAAAACTGCCATACAAGTTTATTCCAATAAAAGACAAGAAAGGTAACTTAAAAGAGGTTTATTCTGAATATAAACTTGTCTCTATTCCAACAAAGTTTCCATATTTGTCTGAAAAATCTTTAAAAGTTTGGGACTTTGGAGATGAGTTTATTAGGGTGTTCTGA
- the cas4 gene encoding CRISPR-associated protein Cas4 — protein MDEEEYVEETLFIRGIEINYLFICKTKLWYFAKGITMEQESDFVDLGKFLHEKSYFGEEKEVQIGTINIDFIKRKNIIEVHEVKKGKSMEKAHEMQALYYLYYLKRYGIEAKAILNYPKLREIKEIILDGREKEVEDAIKEVEKIKSMPNPPKPKKSKICKKCAYYELCWI, from the coding sequence ATGGATGAAGAAGAATACGTTGAAGAAACCTTATTCATTAGAGGCATTGAAATAAACTACCTCTTTATCTGCAAAACAAAACTCTGGTATTTTGCAAAAGGCATAACTATGGAGCAAGAGAGTGATTTTGTTGATTTGGGAAAATTTCTGCATGAGAAGAGTTATTTTGGGGAAGAAAAGGAGGTTCAAATAGGGACTATAAACATTGACTTCATAAAGAGAAAAAATATCATTGAGGTTCATGAAGTCAAAAAGGGAAAATCCATGGAGAAAGCCCATGAAATGCAGGCGTTGTATTATCTCTACTATTTAAAAAGATATGGCATTGAAGCAAAAGCCATCCTTAATTATCCAAAACTTAGGGAAATAAAGGAAATAATCTTGGATGGGAGGGAAAAAGAGGTTGAAGATGCCATAAAAGAGGTTGAGAAAATAAAATCTATGCCAAATCCACCAAAACCAAAGAAATCCAAAATTTGCAAAAAATGTGCATATTATGAGTTATGCTGGATTTAA